A genomic region of Candidatus Zixiibacteriota bacterium contains the following coding sequences:
- a CDS encoding ATP-binding protein — MQLTAPKRLESLDAVFSFLTDCQNHYKIDGDSVYALSIAVEEVFTNLIKYSPGKGVDVTINFELKESTISVQLIDYEAVNFDLTKLDTPDMEQLALNGSAGGRGIYLVKQLMDAVSYRYHEGTSEITLLLKVRKEYV, encoded by the coding sequence ATGCAACTTACTGCCCCCAAAAGGCTTGAGTCACTTGATGCAGTATTTTCCTTTTTGACCGACTGTCAAAATCACTATAAGATCGATGGTGATTCAGTGTACGCACTCTCTATTGCAGTCGAGGAGGTATTTACTAATTTGATAAAATACTCGCCCGGAAAGGGTGTGGATGTTACTATTAACTTTGAACTCAAGGAATCAACCATATCTGTACAGCTTATTGACTATGAAGCGGTCAACTTTGATTTAACTAAACTCGACACTCCGGATATGGAACAACTCGCCCTCAACGGAAGCGCCGGAGGAAGAGGAATCTATCTGGTAAAACAGTTGATGGACGCGGTATCATATCGCTATCATGAAGGAACAAGCGAAATTACGTTATTGCTAAAGGTACGAAAAGAATATGTTTGA
- a CDS encoding SBBP repeat-containing protein, which translates to MDPLHSGTPLLAVGSSSSVIPAQAGIHLLPDTQSAAPARCGGADRDPDVLNPPARHCEERSDAAISYSSDRAVERICPTGNESVKSELLLISSSFQAANPYTEIIADGAMDYKCNYFLGNDSTKWRTDVPNFTSITYKEIYPGIDLKYYGNGRQMEYDFIVSPFADINQIRIQYSGIEDICINQGGQLQVETKWNTVTENTPYVYQLINGIKTPLTGEYYLVDNNSFGFKLSEEYNPALAVVIDPVLSYSTYLGVSLSDRPRGMVIDATGAMYLTGNTSSSNFPTVNAYQAIYAGNSDVFVTKLSSNGSSLVFSTFLGGTGADISQEIAVDLVGSVYITGSTGSTTYPTANAFQPIKSGSDDVFATKLSSSGSTLVYSTYLGGSSSDVGKSIAVDTSGAAYITGYTASTNYPIFNAFQAVYASGGFDAFVTKLSSSGSGLVFSTFLGGNNDDRGNAITVSSQGAAHVTGNTFSNNFPTASAYQAFNSASSDAFIAKFSINGTSLQFSTYLGGSSTDVASSVFLDPSGAVYLTGSTESPDFPTQNPYQAALSGITDAFVSKLSASGQTLLYSTYLGGTGSDNGTSIVTGAHESAYITGITNSLNFPTVNATQAVYGGAADAFISKLSAFGASLVFSTYLGGSGSEEGPSIAIDSIGALYVAGQTNSTNFPTISPFQASNGGNYDAFMTKYSAPDIDGDGIPDEIDNCPNVANPGQEDADFDGIGNVCDADFGIVNTTDSADIFFVEQADLDEDNNSDIIFSGNTNDGIFVAWGKPDGTLESPVSIGSGIKAAITVDFLDNDTLLDVATRTSTTTTVLLNQGARNFAPALAPSPSFRSESSTLYSSVTSGYFNNDIFPDLIVSENMLLLGNGTGQFGAPVSLPFLIDGVDAGDFNNDFIDDIVVTRGDSARIYLNNGSGVFTASSAVKITQGATNITQVKTQVDLNHDGKLDYVTIAGHSLGLNDTSVVTAVMGNGSGGVQSSTILKIVGTALNVAVSDINNDRVLDISVVISNTRTLKVHYGNGFGGFNQSFSETLPAGAQPIYALASLDLDRDGRSDFVIGGESGNSIILAVNQLEDAVILPDEMVTTGYDNIGVSVENPQRLTISKELRTVAGSAYWKLDADADGSLDTRAFDYNFQAGNYQITVYRTAPISVVPVTAIGIGIDGSQEARVVNNYSGLPAGDSMTITYTIPNSVTSPASGMPSTTLQPVISWDGFYARGMAITYDFQMSAYHDFRSLMLDTANLPNANIGLPDTLPADSLYYWRVRQYGQAEFSHACALWVVDGACGRLYSGNVDCDTADVADISDLTALIDHLFISLAPLCCISEANIDGEAPVDISDLTRLIDHLFISLQPNEVCQ; encoded by the coding sequence GCGACGCGGCAATCTCATATTCCTCCGACCGTGCTGTCGAGCGTATCTGCCCGACAGGAAACGAATCCGTTAAATCCGAGCTCCTCCTCATCTCCTCCTCTTTCCAAGCCGCCAATCCATATACTGAAATCATCGCCGATGGAGCCATGGACTACAAATGCAACTATTTTTTAGGCAACGATTCCACCAAATGGCGTACCGATGTTCCAAACTTCACCAGCATCACCTACAAAGAAATTTATCCCGGTATTGACCTGAAGTATTACGGCAATGGCCGTCAGATGGAATATGACTTTATCGTCTCACCCTTTGCAGATATAAACCAGATTCGTATCCAATACAGCGGCATAGAAGACATCTGCATCAACCAGGGCGGACAGTTACAGGTAGAGACCAAGTGGAACACTGTCACAGAGAATACCCCCTATGTCTATCAGCTTATCAATGGAATCAAAACTCCGCTGACCGGTGAATATTATCTTGTAGATAACAACTCATTCGGCTTCAAACTCTCCGAAGAATACAACCCCGCCCTTGCCGTCGTCATCGATCCGGTACTTAGTTACAGCACGTACTTAGGAGTAAGTCTGAGCGATCGGCCAAGGGGCATGGTAATCGACGCAACGGGGGCTATGTACTTAACGGGAAATACGAGTTCCTCCAATTTTCCGACTGTCAATGCCTATCAAGCCATATACGCTGGCAATTCAGATGTATTTGTGACCAAACTGTCAAGTAACGGCTCAAGTTTGGTTTTTAGCACTTTCCTTGGTGGAACCGGTGCTGATATCAGTCAGGAGATTGCCGTTGATCTAGTCGGGTCAGTTTACATTACCGGTAGCACCGGCTCTACAACTTATCCTACTGCAAATGCGTTTCAGCCTATCAAATCTGGAAGTGACGATGTCTTCGCAACGAAATTGTCGAGTTCCGGATCAACTTTAGTTTACAGCACATATTTGGGAGGATCGAGCAGTGACGTCGGTAAATCGATCGCGGTTGACACCTCTGGCGCAGCGTATATAACCGGATACACTGCTTCAACAAACTACCCGATTTTCAATGCCTTCCAAGCCGTTTATGCATCTGGTGGCTTCGACGCTTTTGTTACCAAACTGTCAAGCTCCGGCTCGGGTCTGGTCTTTAGCACATTCCTTGGCGGAAACAACGATGATCGCGGGAATGCGATAACAGTCAGCTCGCAAGGCGCGGCACATGTGACGGGAAATACTTTTTCCAATAATTTTCCAACTGCCAGTGCATACCAAGCATTCAACTCGGCTAGTTCGGACGCTTTTATCGCAAAGTTCTCAATCAATGGGACGAGTCTGCAGTTTAGCACATATCTAGGAGGTTCAAGTACAGACGTCGCCTCTTCGGTATTCCTTGATCCATCCGGGGCGGTCTATCTCACTGGCAGCACCGAGTCTCCCGATTTCCCCACACAGAATCCTTATCAGGCGGCTTTGTCGGGCATAACAGATGCATTTGTTTCTAAGTTATCCGCTTCAGGCCAGACTCTGCTTTACAGCACATATTTGGGAGGAACCGGGAGTGACAACGGTACCTCAATTGTGACAGGCGCTCATGAATCGGCCTATATCACTGGCATTACAAATTCATTGAATTTCCCAACTGTAAATGCCACACAGGCAGTCTATGGCGGGGCGGCTGATGCTTTTATTTCGAAACTCTCAGCATTCGGCGCATCCCTGGTGTTCAGCACCTATTTGGGGGGCAGTGGCTCAGAAGAAGGCCCTTCGATAGCAATCGATTCGATAGGCGCTTTATATGTCGCCGGACAGACCAATTCTACAAATTTTCCGACAATCAGTCCTTTTCAAGCCTCAAATGGTGGCAACTACGATGCTTTCATGACCAAATATAGCGCGCCGGACATCGACGGTGATGGAATACCCGATGAAATCGACAACTGTCCAAATGTCGCCAACCCGGGACAAGAAGATGCTGACTTTGATGGAATCGGTAATGTCTGCGATGCTGATTTTGGTATTGTAAATACGACAGACTCGGCAGATATTTTCTTTGTCGAGCAGGCCGATCTGGACGAAGATAATAACAGCGATATTATTTTCTCAGGGAACACCAACGACGGCATTTTTGTGGCATGGGGAAAACCTGACGGTACTTTAGAATCACCGGTGTCCATCGGTAGCGGGATCAAAGCCGCCATCACTGTAGATTTCCTCGACAATGATACCCTTTTGGACGTAGCCACACGAACATCCACCACAACCACTGTCTTACTAAATCAAGGGGCGCGTAATTTTGCCCCTGCCCTTGCTCCATCCCCGTCATTCCGATCGGAATCGAGTACGCTTTACAGTTCGGTGACATCGGGATATTTTAATAACGATATCTTTCCCGACCTGATTGTGAGCGAGAATATGCTTTTGCTTGGCAATGGAACCGGCCAGTTTGGCGCGCCCGTTTCTTTGCCGTTTCTCATCGATGGCGTCGATGCCGGAGATTTTAACAATGACTTTATTGATGACATAGTAGTCACTCGCGGTGATTCCGCCAGGATATATCTCAACAACGGCTCGGGCGTCTTTACGGCCTCATCCGCGGTCAAGATTACCCAAGGCGCAACCAACATCACCCAGGTAAAAACGCAAGTTGATCTCAACCATGACGGCAAACTTGATTATGTAACGATCGCCGGACACTCGCTTGGTCTCAATGACACAAGTGTAGTCACTGCGGTTATGGGGAACGGTAGTGGAGGCGTCCAAAGCTCGACAATACTCAAAATAGTGGGAACTGCTCTCAATGTCGCAGTGTCGGATATCAACAACGACCGAGTTTTAGATATTTCGGTTGTTATCTCAAATACGAGAACCTTAAAAGTTCACTATGGCAATGGCTTTGGCGGGTTCAATCAATCTTTTTCGGAAACTTTGCCAGCCGGCGCTCAGCCAATTTACGCCCTCGCTTCGCTTGATTTAGATAGAGACGGCCGTTCTGATTTTGTCATAGGCGGCGAATCTGGAAACAGTATCATTCTTGCTGTAAATCAGCTTGAGGACGCAGTAATCCTGCCCGATGAAATGGTCACTACCGGCTATGACAACATCGGCGTTTCTGTGGAAAACCCGCAACGACTGACAATCAGCAAAGAACTTCGCACAGTCGCCGGTTCGGCATATTGGAAACTTGATGCCGATGCCGATGGAAGCCTTGATACACGCGCCTTCGATTACAACTTTCAGGCAGGCAACTACCAGATAACAGTCTATCGGACAGCTCCCATATCTGTTGTGCCGGTGACCGCAATCGGAATCGGCATCGATGGTTCGCAGGAAGCGCGCGTTGTCAATAATTACAGCGGACTGCCTGCAGGTGATAGTATGACTATCACTTACACTATCCCCAATAGCGTGACCTCGCCGGCCTCGGGAATGCCATCCACAACTCTCCAGCCGGTAATATCATGGGATGGCTTTTATGCCCGAGGCATGGCCATCACCTATGACTTCCAGATGTCGGCGTACCACGACTTTAGAAGCCTTATGCTCGACACCGCCAACCTGCCGAATGCAAACATTGGTTTGCCTGACACCCTCCCAGCCGATTCCCTTTATTATTGGAGAGTCAGACAGTACGGCCAAGCGGAATTCAGCCATGCCTGCGCGCTCTGGGTGGTGGATGGAGCATGCGGCAGACTGTATAGCGGTAATGTCGACTGTGATACTGCCGATGTGGCTGATATCTCAGATTTGACCGCACTTATAGACCATCTGTTCATAAGCCTTGCTCCGCTTTGTTGCATAAGTGAGGCCAATATCGACGGCGAGGCTCCAGTCGATATTTCAGATTTGACCCGGTTGATTGACCATCTCTTTATAAGCCTGCAACCCAACGAGGTTTGTCAATAA